A window from Chiroxiphia lanceolata isolate bChiLan1 chromosome 3, bChiLan1.pri, whole genome shotgun sequence encodes these proteins:
- the CMPK2 gene encoding UMP-CMP kinase 2, mitochondrial, whose amino-acid sequence MARLNSARLGPGGMRCGSLGVAWARFDRSWFGWARFGSIRPGSARSLQRANHSHVFESCGIMPEFSGDHQDSATGPCGNVTLWCWRTPRLGPYFPRLLLPTRSRSHSPWDRARSSQYHWCGAGEAVQAPQGVALGSGPVPADRRFPGLPLQFRFPLAPPPPPSGPLRAATGPGSRLLAPAPGRLPAPGLAMLRRCAPGSPSPGPLRQALPPSATALRHRLRQCAERIPEAEAVLDLLEKCPEHQKKGDFPVIVFEGLDATGKTTVTEAVKDNLNGILLRSPPPCISQWRTIFDDEPTPIKRAFYAAGNYILASEIAKASTQAPVIIDRYWHSTAAYTIATETNGKVKDLPPAHDEVYQWPEDLLKPDLVLLLTVDPEERVQRLQRRGLEKTKEEAELEANSLFRQRVEESYRRMVNPACQVVDASPSKEEVLKTVLQLINKHFAL is encoded by the exons ATGGCTCGGCTCAACTCGGCTCGGCTTGGACCCGGCGGGATGCGCTGCGGTTCACTTGGAGTCGCCTGGGCACGCTTCGACCGGAGTTGGTTCGGTTGGGCTCGGTTCGGTTCAATCCGACCCGGCTCGGCTCGCAGTCTGCAGCGAG CCAACCATAGTCATGTGTTTGAGTCATGTGGAATTATGCCGGAGTTCTCAG gagaCCACCAGGATTCAGCCACGGGACCCTGTGGGAATGTGACCCTTTGGTGCTGGCGGACCCCTAGGCTAGGACCTTACTTCCCACGTTTGTTGCTGCCCACTCGCTCACGGAGCCATTCCCCGTGGGACCGAGCCCGTTCATCCCAGTACCACTGGTGCGGGGCGGGGGAGGCAGTACAGGCTCCCCAAGGAGTTGCCCTTGGCTCTGGACCGGTCCCCGCAGACCGGCGCTTTCCCGGCCTGCCACTCCAGTTTCGTTTCCCGCTGGCTCCTCCTCCGCCGCCCTCCGGCCCCCTCCGAGCTGCCACCGGCCCCGGCTCCCggctcctggctcctgctcctggccGGCTCCCGGCTCCCGGCCTGGCGATGCTGCGGCGCTGCGCCCCTGGGTCGCCGAGCCCCGGGCCCCTCCGCCAAGCCCTGCCACCCTCGGCCACCGCCCTCCGCCACCGCCTGCGCCAG TGTGCAGAGAGGATCCCAGAGGCTGAAGCAGTACTCGACCTGCTGGAGAAATGTCCGGAGCACCAAAAAAAGGGCGATTTTCCCGTCATAGTTTTTGAGGGGCTGGATGCCACTG GCAAAACCACTGTGACCGAGGCTGTGAAGGACAACCTGAATGGCATTCTGCTAAGGTCCCCACCACCTTGCATCAGCCAGTGGAGGACTATATTTGATGATGAACCGACACCCATTAAAAGAGCATTTTATGCTGCGGGCAACTACATTCTTGCTTCAGAAATAGCGAAAGCATCCACTCAGGCACCTGTGATCATAGACAG AtactggcacagcacagctgcctaCACAATTGCCACTGAAACAAATGGGAAAGTGAAGGATCTTCCACCAGCTCATGATGAAGTGTACCAGTGGCCTGAGGATCTGCTTAAACCTGATCTTGTTCTTCTCTTGACTGTTGACCCCGAGGAACGAGTCCAGAGACTTCAGCGTCGGGggctggagaaaacaaaggaggaAGCCGAGTTGGAAGCTAACAGCTTGTTTCGCCAAAG agtTGAAGAGTCATACAGAAGGATGGTGAACCCTGCGTGCCAAGTGGTTGATGCCAGCCCCTCCAAGGAAGAGGTTCTCAAGACAGTGCTGCAACTAATTAACAAACACTTTGCTTTGTGA
- the RSAD2 gene encoding radical S-adenosyl methionine domain-containing protein 2 produces MHLDVLGRLLSIGRAVLAALRGRLGALCWSLTPLSLSLSLSLPGWRRDSPPRWEREQEWDDASPTPTSVNYHFTRQCNYKCGFCFHTAKTSFVLPLEEAKRGLAMLKEAGMEKINFSGGEPFLQDRGEFVGKLVQFCKQELELPSVSIVSNGSLIRERWFKKYGEYLDILAISCDSFDEDVNILIGRGQGKKNHVENLHKLRQWCREYAVAFKINSVINRFNVEEDMNEQIKALNPVRWKVFQCLLIEGENSGEDALREAEKFVISDEDFERFLDRHKDVSCLVPESNQKMRDSYLILDEYMRFLNCRNGRKEPSKSILDVGVEAAIKFSGFDEKMFLTRGGKYVWSKADMKLDW; encoded by the exons ATGCACCTGGACGTGCTGGGCCGGCTGTTGTCCATAGGACGGGCGGTGCTGGCGGCGCTGCGGGGGCGGCTGGGCGCGTTGTGCTGGAGCCTGactcccctctccctgtccctgtccctgtccttgcCCGGCTGGCGACGGGACTCACCCCCACGGTGGGAGAGAGAGCAGGAGTGGGACGACGCGTCCCCGACACCCACCAGTGTCAACTACCACTTCACTCGGCAGTGCAACTACAAGTGCGGCTTCTGCTTCCACACTGCCAAGACCTCCTTCGTGCTGCCGCTGGAGGAGGCCAAGCGGGGGCTGGCGATGCTCAAGGAGGCGG gaatggagaaaataaatttctcgGGTGGAGAACCGTTTCTTCAGGACAGAGGCGAATTTGTAGGCAAACTGGTCCAATTTTGCAAGCAGGAGTTGGAGCTCCCAAGTGTCAGCATTGTTAGCAACGGCAGCCTGATCAGAGAGCGGTGGTTCAAGAAGTACG GTGAATATTTAGACATTCTGGCAATTTCATGTGATAGTTTTGATGAGGATGTCAACATTTTAATTGGCCGTGGTCAAGGAAAGAAGAACCACGTGGAAAATCTGCATAAACTGAGACAGTGGTGCCGAGAGTATGCTgttgctttcaaaataaattcgGTGATCAACAGATTTAATGTTGAGGAAGATATGAATGAGCAGATCAAGGCACTCAACCCTGTGCGCTGGAAG GTATTCCAGTGCCTGCTCATTGAGGGGGAGAACAGTGGTGAGGATGCCttgagagaagcagaaaaatttgTTATTAGTGATGAAGACTTTGAACGATTCTTGGATCGCCATAAAGATGTCTCCTGTTTGGTACCTGAATCTAATCAGAAG ATGAGAGATTCATACCTCATTCTGGATGAATAT ATGCGTTTTCTAAACTGTAGAAATGGACGGAAAGAGCCTTCCAAGTCTATCCTAGATGTTGGTGTGGAAGCAGCTATAAAATTCAGTGGATTTGATGAGAAGATGTTCTTAACAAGAGGAGGAAAGTATGTGTGGAGTAAAGCCGACATGAAACTAGACTGGTAA